Genomic DNA from Rana temporaria chromosome 1, aRanTem1.1, whole genome shotgun sequence:
tgagtagcgctatacaagccattcattcattcaccactCCCTCTTAAGTggatattgctcacccggatagacccctctcacatggcctagcagccggaataaTGCACAAACCAGTATAAGaacaatctctgccacagaccgtctgagaatgaTCATGGAtggccaggaatcctctgccacaggatttaagtcccgaacttccagccttacagtaaaagagcctttaagccgatccggcGAACTGTAAGACAGTTAGATTTGTGGATCCCTGTATAAcgaagtcaccaggcctatcccgagacatcagcttggTCTCCCCCAGGGCAGGTCTTCCCCCCCAGGTTCCttcgttaagcagcttccccccacttggatggacagcttgggattccctttagaatcataggccccagccagcatagctgggcctactccaATAGAAATGCAGCCtctggccaacgtggtcccggggctgaaATCGCAAACGTGACAAGAGGGCCACGAGacgaaggaccccgaaaaacggcatctaccccttcccagcatgcactgcagggcaccactcccaccgggctgctgccgagaagggtcacccaATACACTATGGTTTGcttgtgttccaacattggccctGAAATGCAAATGTGTGCAGTTACAAACATCTTTTTCTAAACCCACAATAAACGCCAACACGCCACCCcaccaccaagggggaaccaacgGACATGCCTTtaaccagggccatcttaatagcattatgggcccctgggcaaagtaatgccctggggcccctacaagcctTCCACGATTTACACACCTACTCTACAACAAAATGTCAGCCTAATACACAATATGTTGCTGTACTATACAAATAAAGATGACACAAGCATTActatgaattatttatttttaataaagtatttaGCACAGACATTTGAAAATGTTCTTTACAGAAAGTTATTGTATTAGTCCTTTTAAAATACGTGTATAAAAAGGAAAGTGCAaaaccaaacaatatataaaCTCCCTAaaatataaagagaaaaaagTGATACTAATATGTAATAACGATATACTTTTAAAACAACATAGAAAAGTCCCAAAAGCAAGGTGCTCCAACAGTAAACGATATTACGGGACACTAAAGTAATCATTAGATGCTTCTTTCCGGAAAGTAAAAGACAACGCCGCTTACCAGATTCGATAGAAAAAATACCATATTGGTATAAGAAAGTTCCTACAAATATTTATCTTCATCGCTTAGCAGAAACTTTGCGGATTTTCTTTTCCAAAAATTGTTTCATTATTACTGCAAAATCAATAGTCTTCAATACATCACTTTCAATGCACATCAATGAAAGCCAGTTCAGACGCTGTTGTCCCATTGTGCTGcgaagctgattttttttttatcaatttaagcCTTGAAAATGAACGCTCTCCTGTACAGTTGGTAACCATCATACACGTGAATATTCTGAGTGCAATTTCAACATTGGGAAACACAGCTTTCAAGTCgtctgaaataatttttttatataatgcagACGATGTCTCACAATTTTCATCAACACTTATGtagtggacggagggacagtggggtggacggagggacagtggggctCAGTGATAGGATGTACACATACCTCTCTCTTGCTGTCACGTTCTGCTGTGGGTTGTACTATAgcaggggtggcagtggagggcagtataataggagggatggcagtggagggcagacAGTATGTTGGAAGGGGgtagtagtggagggcagtatgatggaaggggtagtagtggagggcagtataatgtacAGCATGACTGGAGGGGTGCAGTGTATGGGATGGAGCAGGGTGACCATGAGTCAGTCAGggcagtgcagggagcatttagcTTACCTTTCTTCCAGCGCTGGAACAGCCATCAGGGAAGAGTCGGGGGCGGAGCTTGGGCGCAAGCGGAATCCTCCACCGGCTCGCTCGGAATGCTGGGGCTCCACTCTCCGCCTCatcgtgacgtcactggttgttagacgcCAGTCGGGTTATGCCTAGCAACCAGTTGTTTTGGCATTGAGCCACTCCCCACTGTCTCCCTAACCAGGCAGCCCCTGCGCTGAGCGCTCCACTGTGCAGAGAGACCAGACACTGTCTGGTGCTGTCCTTTCAGCTCTGCTGACTGCCGCATCCTGCAGGGCCCTAAGACcacgtggggcccctgggctgtgcccgctcgataagacggccctgcctttaaccacttcaatacagtgtacttaaacccccttcttacccagaccaattttcagctttcggtgctctcacactttgacaattactcagtcatgcaacactgtacccaaataaaatttgcgtcctttttttcacacaaatagagctttcttttggtatttaatcactcatgggttttttattttttgcgttataaaaaaAGACGgtacatttttgtgaaaaattgcctttttctttgtcataaaatttagcaaattagtaatttttcttcataaatttgggccaacatTTATAttactacatatatttggtaaaaataacccaaattggtgtgtattatttggtctttgtgaaagttatggaGTCTACAAactagaaaagtacaaataccccacaaatgaccccattttagaaAGTTGACACTCCAAGGTATCAAATAAGTAGCATGGCGAGTTTTTTtacgttgtaattttttccccacaattctttgcaaaattaagattttttttttataaaattgtcaTTAACTGGTTATTTCTACATTTTTTACAACTTGGCGTTTTTTTGTGCCGCTTAAAGCGCTCTTTAGTCACCATGGACATGAAGAAGAGGCTCACCTTGGAGCTGAGGAACAGGAAGGCGGCTGAGGTTAAAGAGATGGTTTTGGATAACTGCCGCTCAGATGATGGCAAAATTACAGGCCTCACATCAGACTTTGGGAACTTGGAGTTCCTGAGCATGATAAATATCAACTTATTATCGGTGTCCAATCTTCCAAACCTTGGGCAATTAAAGAAGTTGGAACTCAGTGACAACCGGATTTCTGGAGGTTTAGaggttcttgcagagaaaacgcCAAACCTGACACACTTAAACCTCAGTGGAAATAAAATTAAGGACATTAACACTCTTGAGCCACTGAAAAAACTGACTCATCTCATGAGTTTAGACCTGTTCAACTGTGAAGTGACCATGCTGAACAACTACAGAGAGAGTGTATTTGCATTGCTGCCTCAGCTTACTTACCTTGATGGCTTTGATGCTGATGACCAGGAAGCTCCAGATTCTGACCCAGAACCAGATTGAGAAGATGCGGATGaaaatggagaagatggagaggaTGACGAAGATGAAGAACTTGATGAAGATGAACTtgatgaggaggatgaagatGGAGTGGACgatgaggaggatgtggaagaagaggaggaaggagaggaggaagaggatgaagatgatgatgTACCCCAGGGAGAAAAACGAAAAAGGGATTTGGAAGACGAAGGAGAGGATGACTTTgatgaggaggaagaagatgaTGAATAAAATACAAAAGGCTACtggatctttttatatggactgtcTGGGCTGGCCACCAGTGCATGTGACAGTGTCTGCTGATGGGTCACTGTATACCGCTGTTCACCGCCACCCTGTTcaacttttttgttttccctttttgtgTAGATGTGTAGGGTTGAGAGATGAGACTATTATGGTCTGAAATAAACTTTTGTTTGCCGCTTTATATTTAAAGATGGCCATCTGAGCTATTTGCGGTGTCAGATCGTAGGACGCCCTCCACTCCCTtaccccatatttttttttttttaaccctctcGCCCTGGAATTTTCTGTGAAAGTTCTGTGGTTCCTCTGATCTGTGAATGGTGCACGGCTGTTTAAATCTGAGGATGATTCCAAAGACAGTCTCCCTCCCTCTATCCTGCATCCTTTTGTTAGTCATGCCTTAATGTCAATGTGTTCTGCTTTGTTTTTCTCCCAGATACATGTATATGATTAACATTTGCGTATTTTGGCAATAAGATTTCCATTGAAATTGTAAAATTACAAGCTTTGTCTTTTCAACAGTTTGATTTACTTCCCACTTGACACATTTGATGTGGTGGTTAATACTGCTGAAACTTATAAATATAAAATCACAAATCATTCAAGGTAGTGGGTTTTTCTGGTTCTGAGAGTTGGAATTGGAAAGAATCAGTTCAGAACTTAAtaggccatttatttttttaaagagtgATAAGTGTTGCTTTGAACAACCAGATTTTCTGTACAGAAGTGATCAGTTTTCTAGGTAGTTGTAACGGCTTAAAGCGTTGGCTTTTGGTTTCTTTTGCAATGTCACTGAATGACTTGCCTGTTGTAAGGAATTCTGTCCCAATGCAACCGATGCCCATTTCGTAAATATTCCATACTCTTGAATATATTGCTTAAGCTAGAAATGTCCCTTCTCACATCTAAAGAAAACAGATGGGTCTGCGGTGTCctatttaagcattttttttttctgtgtacatGACCATAAAGTGTTGGTTGCAAGAGTATTTCATTGCTTATTAGCAGTGTTGTGCTGACTTGGCCCTTGTAACTCTACAAGAGGGGCTATCATGGCTTTCACAATGCTATAAATTAGCAGTTTCACTTGATTACTGTTCTCTTGCCATTTGGGGTTGTGGGAATCACTTTGGGTAAGAAATTAAATCTTTTGACCTATGAAATGCCCCTGTTTTTTGTATCTAGTTGTTGCAGAAAgcctttttaataataaaaaaaatattttggggtttttaaaaaaaaaaaaaaaaaaaactggttatttctctcacagagcatatgcatacaacaaattacaccccaaaatacattctgctgttcctcctgagtatggggataccaaatgtgtgggacttttacacagcctggtcacatacaaaggcccaacattgaagtagcgccatcaggcgatctacgagcataaattgcacatctcatttctcaaccacctattacacttttgaagcccctggagcaccaggacaatggaattgcacacaaaatgaccctattttggaaagcaaacacccaaaCGTATAATTTATGAGGCATAATCAatcttttgagcgttttttttaccCAGAAGTTTTGGGAAGACgtggaaaaaaataatgaacgcatttttttttttacacaaagttgtccatttataagatatttccaacgcatagcatgtacatagcaaacatgacaccctaaaatacattctgctactcctgagtatggggataccacatgtgtgagacttttacacagcgtggccacatacagaggcccaacatccgagtagcaccatcaggcgttctaggagcatacattacatatataatttcctggcaacctatcatttttgaaggctcttcatatttctaacacatagcatgtacataccaaaaattacaatccaaaataaattctattgcggaaagggtaaaaaaaagtattacctgtgattttagtagggtccacagaagagagcactggtccaggcagcagtcaGGGATGTGCTTAGCGACCGCTATAGTAATTCTTCAGACAGCATATTTGCATAGTCCAGGTAGCAGTGGTGTGGCCCGTTCATGCCGCAGGCAAAGATGATGGCAGGCATGATGGCAGTAAGTCAGCAGCAGGCTGAGGGCTGCAATCGGGTAAGACCTgggcacaggggtagaggcttcgacccacccaaatctctatgaAGCCTCCGGACCCTAATCCGGAAATTACAAAAcccggagaaaacaaaaaaaaaatttctccatccggaaaaactattctggagcccctcacatatgtgagacccctatgTACTACAATAGCAGGGCAACAGATCAGTCCAAGCGGCAGGCAaaagcatagtccataaaacaggccagggtcaatttacgtggaagcagtccaagcggtaggcaaaagcatagtccataaaacaggccagggtaaatttacgtggaagcagtccaaacggtaggcagaggcatagtcaaaaaacaggccagggtcagttcacgtggaagGCAGTAGCATGAAAATGTTCAGATTggggaaatggttaaaaatatgggctaatatTTTAGGGATTCATGATAAGATTCAAAGCATTCTCCAATGcaaaggccaggttgggagggacaccGGTAGCTGGTATCTCTTCGACTTCCTCCTTTTGCTGCACACGCGACATCTTTTTTGCCGTCTTCGGCCTCCTTCGGATGGTGGGATGTTGTACGGGTAGTGGCGTCCATGAAGTCGGCTAACGACATCAGAGCAAAGGGTTTCTGAGGGGGGTCTTTGTGGATAGATGAGGGCCGTGACGATTTCTTCTGTGAAGTGTAGGAAGGGGGCAGGGTTTTCAGTGGATTTGTAGTAGACTACGTAAGAATTATAAATGGTCAAATGGATAAGATATTTTGCTACCTTCTTGTAccagaatcgggacctccttattGATAAATAGAGCTGAATCATTTGGTCcattgaaaccccccccccccccccatgtacagatTATAAACTTGGACACATGTCGGCTTTTCAATGGGACCTCGTCTTCGTTGAACAACTACTGTAGTGTCATTGTGAATGGTGGACATCATGTGCACGTCTCTGTTATCCTTCCACCTCAAGGCCAGCACTTCATTGCACCTCAGTGGTGCTCTTTCCCCCCTTCGCAGCTTTTTGTTCACAATGGATTGTGGGAAGCCCTTCCTATTTTTTCTGGAGGTTCCGCAAGCCAGGGTTTTTTTCAATATACAAGTGTCGGAAAAGGGGCAGGCTGGTGTAAAAGTTATCTAAAGATGATATCCCTTTTTCAGGAGTGGGTAAGCCAGGTCCCATACAATTTTTCCAGCTGTGCCCATGTAGGCCGGGcactcagggggctggagctgggaatctCTTCCTTCATAAATGCGGAACGCATAAAGATATCCCGTGGCTCTCTCACAAAGTTTGTAAACTTTTACTCCGTATTTGgccttttttactaggaatgtatTGCTTTATTCCTAGACGGCCTGAAAAGGGTACcagggactcatccacacatgTGTGTTTATCGGGGACATATGGTTCTGCAAGTTGATGGGAAAGGAAATTTATCAGGGGGCGAATCTTATAcaatttatcagaatctggatgattacggggagggcactgggtgtttgTCATTAAAATGAAAGAATCTCATCATCTCGTATTGGGACCTGGGCATTGTGGCAGAATAAATGGGCTGGTGGtagatgggtttggtggaccaataggaatgtccttgattttttttgttaagccccATGTTTATGGTAAGACCAATACACAATTTGAACTCCTCCAAATTTACATCTCTCCACTCAAATGGACGGGCATAAGATGATTGGGGGTTGTTGGCAATAAACTGCTGGGCATACTAATTTGTCTGGTCGATAAGGAACTGCAGAAAAGTGTCGGGCAAAAACAGATGAAGGAAATCAATGTCTGAGAAATtttgggtattggcctgcacacctggctgtgctgtgaaagggggAATAATTGGTGATCCCGAGCCGGAAGGCAGCCATGTTGGGTTGGCCAGAACATCTGGCATGAATGTAGTGGCCCTGGCTCCTGGGGGACGTGACACTTCAGTAGTTGGTGGCGTTTGCAATTCTTGTGCTGGTACCCGGGTGTGATGTGGCAGCACTGGTACTGGGCATTTGTTCACGAGGGTTTTAGCTGGTGGCAGCACTGGTACTGGGCCTAGGAATATAATCCTGGTTGCTGGCGGCTGCCTGGTTTTCAGAGTGCCGTGCCCTTTTAGGAGGGACCCATTCTTCATCCGAATCATTGCTATATTCAATCGGTTCACATTCGGAATCAGAAATGGAATCTGATGAGAACTCCACGGTGCTCTCATCAGTCATTGAGAGGATCTGGAACGCCTCCTCGCC
This window encodes:
- the LOC120924419 gene encoding acidic leucine-rich nuclear phosphoprotein 32 family member B, producing MDMKKRLTLELRNRKAAEVKEMVLDNCRSDDGKITGLTSDFGNLEFLSMININLLSVSNLPNLGQLKKLELSDNRISGGLEVLAEKTPNLTHLNLSGNKIKDINTLEPLKKLTHLMSLDLFNCEVTMLNNYRESVFALLPQLTYLDGFDADDQEAPDSDPEPD